One window of the Lytechinus variegatus isolate NC3 chromosome 3, Lvar_3.0, whole genome shotgun sequence genome contains the following:
- the LOC121410013 gene encoding uncharacterized protein LOC121410013 has translation MSSTRISRRVTVVGGGIVGLSTAIIIQENIPNVHVELVDDFGLTSMLLGRSIPNLTGATSQSAIRNRSDDIQSAYADGRSIAADFIKDGLNVGAASLLTQELSSTISLPRAWPLDDDVIWMPHSIPGIDDDTSERGGYLRFWAVLTWYHLYEMTQKESSMKTGVRLVSNYHHYQWTNKGVSDWWKDLLPGYTCHEVPQHDNKMESSSLYKTSFTTAMINVPRYVQYLTERFLRCGGKLTRGHISSINELSCPSELVVNCSGMNTSELNKKEVSPTDKAKHSPSMKASNFLDYLHIESETVTHKGRPLPVVHNYGYDKEELITLHWGCGQEACRLVSDIMARRYVGLSSKL, from the exons ATGTCGAGTACAAGGATATCAAGAAGGGTTACTGTTGTCGGTGGGGGAATTGTAGGGTTGTCCACAGCCATTATCATTCAGGAAAACATACCAAATGTGCACGTCGAATTGGTTGACGACTTCGGGTTAACGTCTATGCTGCTTGGGAGATCAATCCCAAATCTCACTGGAGCTACAAGCCAATCGGCGATCAGAAATAGATCAGATGACATTCAGAG TGCCTATGCGGATGGACGATCAATTGCTGCTGACTTCATAAAAGATGGTCTCAATGTTGGAGCTGCTTCACTGTTAACCCAGGAACTTTCAAGCACGATTTCATTACCGAGGGCGTGGCCAttggatgatgacgtcatatgGATGCCTCATTCAATTCCTGGTATTGATGACGACACTTCCGAGAGGGGCGGATATCTCAG ATTCTGGGCAGTACTGACATGGTATCACTTATATGAAATGACGCAGAAAGAAAGCTCGATGAAAACAGGAGTACGTCTGGTTTCaaactatcatcattatcaatggACAAACAAAGGG GTATCTGATTGGTGGAAAGACTTGCTACCCGGTTACACATGCCATGAAGTCCCACAGCACGATAACAAGATGGAATCCAGTTCGTT GTACAAGACAAGTTTTACGACAGCGATGATAAATGTTCCTAGATATGTGCAATACCTTACAGAAAG atttcTGAGGTGTGGTGGAAAATTGACAAGAGGACACATTTCATCGATAAATGAG TTATCATGCCCAAGTGAGTTGGTCGTTAACTGTTCAGGTATGAACACCAGTGAACTGAATAAGAAAGAAGTATCTCCTACTGACAAGGCCAAGCATTCACCA TCTATGAAGGCATCGAACTTCTTAGATTACCTGCACATAGAATCAGAGACAGTCACACATAAAGGACGCCCACTACCG gTTGTCCACAACTATGGATATGACAAAGAAGAATTGATAACTTTACATTGGGGATGTGGTCAAGAAGCATGTAGACTAGTAAGTGATATCATGGCAAGACGCTACGTTGGACTATCCTCAAAGCTGTGA
- the LOC121410014 gene encoding RNA exonuclease 4-like, with the protein MTAVHSVKSQVKNKGKRWVYFLKHDKKSATADVASQNQSQIKNRKAHPKKRMRKGKPSGNIKKADKSTQSINNKGNFTSASRRDVLTMIARNRKEEISSLDRDVKHTSIKQKQKDKKRKRKLKILKRKEREKTMISSENASWTGYQSEVGSGSMNEKSKKTSIPGHSGAPTKKQSSRMTLEDENPIISSHDNQGMNEKKLSRKRKTKGEQDTSETKMIRMKKKKMQQVVNDTVDSGMSSDHDEPFQLPDEPQDVASNWKVLANKLKASAPKSLKMKSKNKNKALVKKENEIWFDDVDPALLESEKGSSQHNETANVTDSQQSNKITKCIALDCEMVGVGHEGKESILARVSMVNEYGQCIYDKFVKPREKVTDFRTEFSGVRPKDLFKGDADEFMTVQKEVADIMKDRILVGHALKNDMKVLFLGHPRRLIRDTASYPHFRELMKTKRPALKKLAKTVLGVTVQEGEHNSVEDAQTAMRLYTLHRTAWEKSLKQRRKVTKK; encoded by the exons ATGACAGCGGTGCATTCAGTCAAGTCTCaagtaaaaaataaaggaaaacgtTGGGTATACTTCTTGAAACATGATAAGAAGTCAGCGACTGCTGACGTTGCTTCCCAGAATCAGTCTCAAATCAAAAATAGAAAAGCTCACCCCAAGAAACGAATGAGAAAGGGAAAGCCATCTGGAAACATTAAGAAGGCAGATAAATCCACCCAAAGCATTAATAACAAAGGAAATTTCACTTCTGCCTCTAGAAGAGATGTTTTGACCATGATAGCTAGAAACAGAAAAGAGGAAATTTCAAGCCTGGATCGTGATGTCAAACATACATctattaaacaaaaacaaaaggacaagaaaaggaaaaggaaacttAAAATTCTCAAACgtaaagaaagggaaaagacaatgaTTAGTAGTGAAAATGCATCATGGACTGGTTATCAAAGTGAAGTAGGCTCTGGCAgcatgaatgaaaaatcaaagaagacaTCAATCCCTGGACACTCAGGTGCTCCTACTAAAAAACAATCTAGTCGGATGACGCTTGAAGATGAGAATCCAATCATTTCATCTCATGATAATCAAGGGATGAATGAgaaaaaattgtcaagaaaaaggaaaacgaAAGGTGAGCAAGACAcaagtgagacaaaaatgataagaatgaagaagaagaagatgcaGCAGGTGGTGAATGATACTGTAGATTCTGGTATGTCCTCTGACCATGATGAACCATTCCAATTACCAGATGAACCTCAAGATGTAGCTTCTAACTGGAAAGTATTAGCTAAT aaATTGAAGGCATCTGCACCGAAGAGTCTAAAGATGAAAtctaaaaacaagaacaaaGCTCT TGTGAAGAAGGAGAATGAGATATGGTTTGATGACGTTGATCCAGCTCTCTTAGAGTCAGAGAAAGGTTCATCTCAACACAATGAAACTGCTAATGTTACAGATTCTCAGCAAAGTAACAA GATTACAAAATGTATTGCTCTTGATTGTGAGATGGTTGGTGTTGGACATGAAGGTAAAGAGAGTATTCTAGCAAGAGTCTCTATGGTCAATGAATATGGTCAGTGCATCTATGACAAATTTGTCAAACCACGTGAGAAAGTCACAGATTTCAGGACAGAGTTCAGTGGTGTTCGTCCCAAGGATTTATTTAAAGGTGATG CTGACGAGTTCATGACTGTTCAGAAAGAGGTAGCAGATATCATGAAAGACAGGATTCTTGTTGGACATGCTCTCAAAAATGATATGAAG GTTTTATTTTTGGGTCACCCAAGAAGATTGATAAGAGATACAGCTTCCTACCCACACTTCAGGGAGCTGATGAAG ACCAAACGTCCTGCTCTGAAGAAGTTGGCAAAGACAGTACTTGGAGTGACAGTCCAGGAAGGTGAGCATAACTCAGTAGAGGATGCACAGACTGCAATGAGATTATACACCCTTCATAGAACAGCATGGGAAAAATCACTTAAACAAAGGAGAAAAGtcaccaaaaaatga